GCATCCGGGTCGCGGCTGCCTGGATCGTGCAAATCCTCGCTGCCGATACCCTCTGACTTGCTTTCCTGCCCCGTGGCGTTATGGCGTCGCGATTCATGCATGGTCGGACTTTCCTCGCTGGATGCCCGCCGCGTGGCGGTCGGGTCGCGCTCTTCCCTGGCATCCGGGGCGCCTTCGCGGTTCTGGGTACCCGGGCTGTTTTCGGGGCATCGTGGGCGCGGCGTCGATCGCGGTTACGACGGCGACGTGTTCCTGCGTAGGCGAAAGGCATGGGGCATCTCCTTGTTTGTATGAAGGTCTATGGATGCTTCAGAGATGATGCCGCCAGCGCGACGGGCCAACACCCACCGCGCTGGCGTGATGCGCCGGGTCAGCTTCCAGACTTGCCCGATGTGGACCCCGGCGTGGTGCCCGGGCTGGACCCCGGCGCGGTGCCGGAACCAAAGCCCGAGCCCGCCGATCCGGAGCCGGCCCCAATGCTGGAGCCCAGGCTGCCCGAGCTGCCTGCCGCGCTGGATGGCGCGGTGCCGCCCTGGCTGCCCAGGCCTTGCGTACCCTGGCTGCCTTGGCCGCCTTGGCTGCCTTGGCTCCCTTGAGTGCCTTGGCTGCCCAGCGAGCCTTGCGTACCTTGGGACTGGCGCGATCCGCCCATACGGTCCTGACCGCCCGAGCCGCCCATGGACGATTCACGGGTGACGCGGATCTGGTTGTGCACGTCCTTCACGCCGAACACTTCCTCGGCCATGTCCTCGATCCGGTATTTCTGCTGGCGGTCCTGCACCGTGCCGCTCAGCGTGACCACGCCGCTTGCCACCGAAACCTCGACCTCGCGCACATCGAGGCGTCCGCTCATGGCCAGCCGCTCGCACAGGTCTTCGCGGATGCGGTCGTCCGAGCGCTGATAGCCCTTGGGGCCCGTGCGCTGCGTGCGCCGGGCTGCGGCCGAGCCCCCAGCCCCGCCATAGCCGCGATTCAGATCGTTCCGCTCGTTGGCGCCGGTGAAATGCTCGTAGGCACGTTCATTGGGATCGTAGCCGCCCGCGCCGGTGCTGCCGCCATAGTTCCCAAAGCCGCCATAGCCGCCATAGCCGCCGGATCCGCCACGTCCGCTACGCTCGCCGCGGTCTCCCGTCCGACCACCCATCTGGCCACCGATCTGCCCGGAGCCGGGCCCGCGCCGCTCGCGGCGCTCGTGCTCGTCCAGCCAGTCGGAACCCGCGCGGCGTTGCGAGCTCTGGTAGCCCTGGCCGCCGAAAGATTGCTGGTCGCCCTGGTTGCCATAGTCCGATACGCCATAGCCGCCCCGATAGTGCGTGCGCATGTCGGGTTCCGACCCCGTGGGGCCTTCCCATCCACCGCCTGCCTCGCGGCCCATCGACCGGCGACCCTGCTGGCCGCGCCAGCTTTCCCGTCCGCTTTCCTGTCCGCTCCGGCGGCCTTGCTCGCGACCCTGTTCCCAGCCGCCCTGCCGCTGCCCCGATCCACCTCGCGCCGGTTGATCCCAGCCCGCACGACCCTGTCCCCACTCGTCGCGCTGGCTGCCCTGCTGGCTCGACCATTCGCTGCCGCGGCCGGTATTGCCTTCCTGGTGCCAGTCGCCCCAGCGCTCGCGCTCATCGTGTTGCGGTCCGCTGCGTTCGCCCATGCTCCGGCCGGACTGCTGGCGCCCGCCCTGGCGGCCCTGGCCCTCGCCATATTCGCCGTAGCGTCCTTCGCCATAGCCTTCCTCGTAGCGCCGGCTCTGCCCTCATAGCCGCCGTAGCCGCTCGATGACGACACCGGCGACGCGCCTTGCGACGATCCTTGCGACGATGTGCCCTGACCGCTCCAGCGGTTGCCGCCGGGTTGCTGCTGGCCGCTGCCTTGCCAGTCGCTGCCTGCGCCGGGCTGGCCCGGCTGGGATTGTCCACGGCCCTGCCAGTCGCTACCGCCCTGTTGCCGGTGCGTCAGCCAGTCGCCGCCGCTGTAGGCCTCCTGTTGGCGCTGCCGGTTGCCTTGCTGGCGGTTCTGGTCGCGGTCATCCCAATCACTGCGATCGTCACGTTCCGCGCCATAGGTGCCGTAGCGGTCGTCGGAACCACTACCCCTGTTGTTTCCCTGGTTCATGAGCGTCTCCGGTTGGGTCAATTCAGCGGGTCGATTCGGTCCCGACCCGGTCGATACGGAATCGATACGAAACCAGCGACGCAAATTCCATACCGCTGAGCGCCAAGGGCCGCCAGGAGGCTTATAGACACCTGCGCATGTGCACCGGGGGCAAGTGGCCGGTTCGATTTACATGCCCATATAAATCCTGCCAACCCGCTTCACATGCTGTAGTCAACGGCCTACAGCCGTTTCAGTGGCATCCCCCTGAGCGCATGGGTGGCGGAGTCATATCGTGGAGTCACCGCCACCAACTTTTGGGAGACGAACGATGAAACGCCTGCTCACGACCACCGCCCTGGCCATCAGCGCCATTGTCTGCATGCCGGCCATGGCACAGCCGAGAAACGATCCGCCCCTTTCGCCCAATGCGACGAACCCCAGCGCCCCGCCGGCACCGGAGGGCCCGTCGACGCAACGCGGCAGCTCGGGCAGCGGCGCCATGATGACCGGCGACTCGACCATGCAGCAGGACAAGGACTCGCAAGCCAACAAGGCGCACAAGACCAAGAAGAACACCGGTCAACGCGCCAAGAAGCCACGCGAGCAGGACGCCTCGCCGGTCGCCACGCCGACGGCGCCTTCGGGCCCGAAGGGCGACTCGCCGGACCCGGTCCAGAAGCCGTAACGGTCAGGTCACGCCAGCGGGTCTGCCTTTCCACGGGCTCGCCCCGTAGACCCACTAGCGGCGCGCCGCACATTGCCTCCCCGGGGGGCAGTGTGCGGCGCGTTTTTTGCATGTGTCATGCGGGCCCGACGCCCGACATCGCCCCGCGCGATGCCCGGTCATGGCCAGTAATTTCCGATATGCACAAGATTCACCACGCCAGCATTGCAATCTGGCCGCCGGCCAGCGCGCTTCACCTACAGTTAGAGCATCAACCGGAGACGTTCATGGATGCACTGAACACCACGCTGGCGAGGCTTAGCCGTCATGCCATGCAGTGTGCAGAAGCGCTGGCGGCCGTGGCTGCGGCGGCATCGGACCCGCAGATTCGGGCAGTGCTCGCGCACCGCGCCAACATGCAGCGCTGTGCGTCGGCCGAACTGGCCTCTCGGGCCGGCGCAGCCGGCGACGGCCCGGAGGGCGCCGCAACGGGCCGCGCCCGCGATCCGCAATATGTGTCGCCACCTGCCGAAACAGGCGAACTGCCCCTGCTGCGCCATGCCGCCCAGCAGGCCGGCCGCGCCGCGGCGGCCTACGGCGAACTGCTGCGAGAGCCGCTGGACGATGCCGAGTTGCGGCTGCTCCTGGCCCACTACTACCGGGGGGCGACCGAACTGCAGCGGCTGCTGGAACAGCGGGCGATGGAGTTCACGCCAGCGCGGTCCCCGGGAGCCGGGGCGCGCCGCATGGTGCCGCGCGTCCATTGATCGACGTGTCAAACCGGACAGTCAGCCCGCTGCCGGTGGCCCCGCCAGCGCCGCCTGGCGCCGTGCGCCCAGTTCCTGCTGGGGCTGGTAGGGCCGGATCACCAGCGCCACATAGTCCTCGTCGTCGGGATTGACGACCAGGTAGACGAGTCCCGACATCACCAGGGCCACCTCGCCCAGTTGGCCGGCGATGCGTGCCGCCACGAAATACTGGAGCAGATTCGGCTCCACGGTGGCGTCGATGGCGCGGGCGGCGGTGCAGATCGTCGTCATGCACTGGTCGACCGCACGGCAGACCACCACCACTTCTTCGATGGCATAGCCGGTGGACGCGCCGCGCACCAAGACCGATACGCCTTCGCTGGTCTTGGCGCGATGCCATCCCGGCTTGGAAGCGAAATCCGGCAGCGTGAGCTTGGCGCCCACGTCGTGGGCCGCCACGTTGAATTGCTGGGCAAAGTCGTGCGGGCTGATGGAAAGCAGTTGTCGCTCGACGGGCGTCGACGACACGGCCATGGAGGAAGCCACGCTGAGAGTGGCCAGGACGCCGGTCAGATTCATCGTTATCTCCCTCGCACGATGCTTGCCTTGCTCAGCAATTGCCGTTCCAGCCTCTTGACGGGTCGGTCGGCGGGCGGATTTGGCGAACGGGTTTCTGCGGCGGTCCCCTGGGAACCACTATAGGCGCGGCCGCCAACATTGGCATGCAACTTGCCGCCCGAAGGCATATCCGACCATGCAATGACGACTAAAGGAGCGAAGATGAGCAAGACCAGCCGACACAACCGACCCGATGCCGACAGCAAGAGCCGGAACCTGGAAGCCGCCGACCCGGAAGGCATCCCCAGTACGCTCGATCCGCGCCTGGACAGCGAAGCCACCGAGGACATCGAGCGCGAACTTGGCGACGTGGCGCGCGAGCGGCATGAGTCCGACGACGACGAACTGCCGGAGGACGAAATTTTCGATGAAGTCCGGCGCGCTGCCGAGGAACTGCCGGCCGATACGCCCGTGGATCGCGCCGACCAGACCGACAAGCGCATGGAGAATCCGCCTAGCGGCAGCGACCTGTAGCCCTGGTACGGTGCATTGAGTCCGCCCCGCGAGCAGCAAAAAGCCCCGGCAGAGGCCGGGGCTTGCGGGCGGGTGGTCCGGATACGCCGCGAAAACTGAAGGAAATCGCAGGAAATTGAAGGAACGACTATTCGGATGCCAGTACGCCGTACGGGCGCACGTGAATCTGGTTCACCACGTCGGAAACGCCGTACGTGTCGTCGACAAGATCCTCGATCTCGTATTTCATGCGGCGATTGTCCACGGTGCCGGTCAGCGTCACCACGCTACCTGACACGGTGACCGTCACATCGCTGACGTCCAGCGTGGGCGCGTGGGTCAGGCGCTCGCACACCTCTTCCCGGATCCGCTCGTCGGAGCGTGTGTAGTTCTTGGGCCCGGCGGCACGACGGCCGTAGGCTTCCGGTCCGCGTCCATGGACGGCATCGCCCGTGCGCGGCCGCTGGCGGAAGTTGCGGCCCGATTCCACGCCGTAGTCCTCGTAGCCCGAGCCCTGGCCATGAGCCTGGCCACGTTCGTAGCCGCCTTCATAGCCGCTGCGCGTACCGCTCCAGCGCTCGTTGCGCCCCGGGACAGGCGAATTCGACGTGCGCGTGCCGGCGTTGTAGCCATCCTCGTAGCCGCTGCTGTAGGCACTGACGTAGCCAGGGCCGTGCGGCGAGCTTTCGTCGCGGGATTCGTCGTACGAGGAGCGGCCCGGATAGTAGACCGCCGCGCCACGTGAACGCCATCCGCCGCTTAGCTGGGCGGTGCGTCCCTGGCGCCATGCGCCCCGGTTGCGGGGATCGTCGCGATCCTCGTAGGCATCGTAAGGATTACGTTCGCCGGCGTTGCCATAGCGGCCAGCCGACAGGTCGCGGCGGCGCCAGTTTCGATCGTCGCCAGGCACGTTGCCATAGCCCTCCTCGTAGCCTCCGTACTGCTGGTCGGGCCTGCGGCGACGGCCGTAGTCGTCTGATCGGTTCATTGCCTTGCCTCCATGAAGCCGGGGCGCAAATCGCCCCCGATACCCGGAAGCGGGCAAGTTTCGTACCGGTGTGCGCGGCCATGAAACATGGCGCCGGAGACACCGGCGCCATGCAGTTTCTACAAGACCTGCGCGCAGGTCTTGCCCGATCGGAACTCAGGAAATTACGACGACTTGCGCGCGCCTTGCATGGCCGCGCTGTCGGCACTCTGGGGCGTCACCAGCCGCAGCCCGCTGGCCACGGCCGCCGCAGCGGCGAAGCCAGCGCCCAGGCTTAGCGCCAGTGTCGGACCATGCTCGCCGGCGATGCCAAACGACAGGGCCACCAGTGCCGCACCCGTCGCCTGCCCAAGCAGACGCGCCGTAGCAACCACGCCACTCGCGCCGCCCGCACGCTCGCGCGGCGCGCTGGCCATCAGCGCCTTGAGGTTTGGCGACTGGAAAAAACCGAAGCCGGCGCCGCAGATCGCCATGCGGATGCCGATATTGAGCACGCTGGCGTCGGCCGGCATCATCGCCAGCGACGCCATGCCCACGGCCATGATCGCCAGGCCGATGCCGCCGAGCAGCCCAGGCGGATAGCGATCCGACAGCCGGCCCGCGATGGGCGCCATCACGGCCACCACGGCCGACCAGGGCGTCAGCAGGAAGCCGGTTTCCACGGGATTGCGGCCCAGCACATGCTCGAAGTAGAACGGCAGCGATACGAACGCCAGCCCCTGCGCGGCAAACGAGCAGACGGCGGTGGCCGTCGACAGCGCGAACATTGGCCGCTTGAGCAGATCCAGCGGCAGCATGGGCGCCGGATGTCCGCGTTCGCGCCGCAGCAGCAGCACGAACGCCACCACGAAGATGCCCGCGGCCCCAAGCACGTACTCGACCGGCTCGCGTTGCACGCCCTCGCCCAGCGCAAAGATCAGCGCGGCAAACGTGATGGCGTTGAGCACCGCCGCCACCGGGTCGAAGCCGTGCTGGCTGCGCTTGGTCTGCGGCAGCGACGGCCAGGCGATGAACAGCGCCAGCAGCCCGATCGGCAGGTTGACGGCAAACAGCCATGGCCACGATCCAAACGACAGGATGACCGATGCCACCGTGGGCCCCACGGCAAACGACACCCCCACCACCAGCGCGTTGAGGCCGACGCCTCGCCCCAGTCGGTGGATCGGAAAGATCGCACTGATCAGCGCCGTGTTGACGCTCATGATGGCGGCTGCGCCAACCCCTGCAGCAGCCGCGCCGCCGCCAGGGACGGCAGCGACCACGCCATCGCGCACACCACCGACGACGCGATAAACAGCACCACGCCACCCAGGTAGATGCGGCGATGCCCCAGTACTCCGCCCAACGCCGCGAACGGCAGCAGCGTGGCCACCATCGCCAGCTGATAGGCGTTGATGATCCAGACCGAGGCGGCCGGCGTGCTGTTCAGGTCGGCGGCGATATTGGGCAGCGCGGTGTTGGCGATGGCGGTGTCCAGCGTGGCCAGCGACACGGCAATCATGATGGCCGCCATCCCGCGCTTCTCGCGGGCGGTCATCGGGCTGTCGGCGGGCGGGACTGCGGGGACTCTGTGGAAGAGTTTGCGGAGGCCGGTGTGTCGGCTTCGGCGGGCTGGCTGGCGTGGTTCTGCACGATATCGATCCGGGGGCGGCTGGAGCGGAGGCTGAGCTACGGTACAGATGACGCGGAAATCGTTGCGCCGTCAAGTATCGCAAGATCGAACGATACGACAAAACGCGGTCGCGTGCTGGCTCTGCTTACAGCCGCCCGGTGACCGTCAGGGCGCTGACAGGGGCGAACAATGAAGAATGGCCCGCGTTCGTCGCCGAACGCGGGCCAACATCATGCAAATCGGGGATCAGGCACTGCCTAATGCGGCCCGTATTTCATTTGTACATCGTCCACGCGCTGGGTGCGCATGTTGTAGAGGCAGGTGTAGCGGAAGGCCATGGCCTCGTCGCTGGCATCGGGTTCGAAGGTCCCTTCGCCGCTGATCGACGTCTGGTTGGTCGTCTGCTGCGCGATGCGTTCGCGGTCGGGCATCATCATGACGCTGCCGGGCTGCGGATAGCGGGTCTTGACCGCGTCGGCCACCCGTTTTTCGCAGGCATTGCCCGCCGCGTCGAGCTGGGCACGGCTGACGCCGGTCTGCGGCGTGGTGATGGTGGTCGAAGGTGGCTGCGACGTGCGCGGCGGCGTGGGCGGGGGCAGCGGCGAACTGGCGCAGCCTGCCAGGACCGTGGCCAGCAAGGCGGTTGCGAACGGGTACGGAATCGTGAAACGTGGCATCGGGTCTATCCGGAGTCGGCGAAAAAACCGTCGGAGGACGGGGTGCTGATCCCTTGGACTCTATGCCAGAAATGCTTTTGGAGCAACCTGAGGCGGGTGCGAAACCGCGCCGGCGTCAGGCCGCGGGCGCCTCGTCCTTGGTGTCCCTGGCTTTGGCGGGCACCGGCGTCGACATATGGGAAGCGGCGGAGGACAGCCGGTCGCGCGTGCGGTCGTCCGCCGCGGGCCCGGCCCGCACCACATGGCGCTTGCCCATCTGCAGCGGCTCGCCGTTGGCGGCATCCACCAGTTGGGGCTCGACGACCTTGCCCGTGTCGCGGTCGACAATCTGCACGCTCGCGCCTTCCGGCGCGAAATTGCGGTTGCCCCACGCCAGCAGCGCCAGCAGCACCGGCCGGAAATCCCGCCCGCACTCGGTCAGCACATATTCATAGCGCGGCGGCCGTTCGGAATACTGGCGCTTTTCCAGCAGCCCTTCCTCGACCAGGCCATTGAGCCGGCGCGTCAGCATGTTGGGCGCGATGTCCAGATTGCGCTGGAATTCGTC
This region of Cupriavidus sp. EM10 genomic DNA includes:
- a CDS encoding BON domain-containing protein, with translation MGERSGPQHDERERWGDWHQEGNTGRGSEWSSQQGSQRDEWGQGRAGWDQPARGGSGQRQGGWEQGREQGRRSGQESGRESWRGQQGRRSMGREAGGGWEGPTGSEPDMRTHYRGGYGVSDYGNQGDQQSFGGQGYQSSQRRAGSDWLDEHERRERRGPGSGQIGGQMGGRTGDRGERSGRGGSGGYGGYGGFGNYGGSTGAGGYDPNERAYEHFTGANERNDLNRGYGGAGGSAAARRTQRTGPKGYQRSDDRIREDLCERLAMSGRLDVREVEVSVASGVVTLSGTVQDRQQKYRIEDMAEEVFGVKDVHNQIRVTRESSMGGSGGQDRMGGSRQSQGTQGSLGSQGTQGSQGSQGGQGSQGTQGLGSQGGTAPSSAAGSSGSLGSSIGAGSGSAGSGFGSGTAPGSSPGTTPGSTSGKSGS
- a CDS encoding BON domain-containing protein; its protein translation is MNRSDDYGRRRRPDQQYGGYEEGYGNVPGDDRNWRRRDLSAGRYGNAGERNPYDAYEDRDDPRNRGAWRQGRTAQLSGGWRSRGAAVYYPGRSSYDESRDESSPHGPGYVSAYSSGYEDGYNAGTRTSNSPVPGRNERWSGTRSGYEGGYERGQAHGQGSGYEDYGVESGRNFRQRPRTGDAVHGRGPEAYGRRAAGPKNYTRSDERIREEVCERLTHAPTLDVSDVTVTVSGSVVTLTGTVDNRRMKYEIEDLVDDTYGVSDVVNQIHVRPYGVLASE
- a CDS encoding helix-turn-helix domain-containing protein; the protein is MQRKTFRNMQCPIARSLERVGEWWSILILRDAFYGTKRFDEFQRNLDIAPNMLTRRLNGLVEEGLLEKRQYSERPPRYEYVLTECGRDFRPVLLALLAWGNRNFAPEGASVQIVDRDTGKVVEPQLVDAANGEPLQMGKRHVVRAGPAADDRTRDRLSSAASHMSTPVPAKARDTKDEAPAA
- a CDS encoding malto-oligosyltrehalose synthase — its product is MNLTGVLATLSVASSMAVSSTPVERQLLSISPHDFAQQFNVAAHDVGAKLTLPDFASKPGWHRAKTSEGVSVLVRGASTGYAIEEVVVVCRAVDQCMTTICTAARAIDATVEPNLLQYFVAARIAGQLGEVALVMSGLVYLVVNPDDEDYVALVIRPYQPQQELGARRQAALAGPPAAG
- a CDS encoding short-chain fatty acid transporter, whose translation is MPRFTIPYPFATALLATVLAGCASSPLPPPTPPRTSQPPSTTITTPQTGVSRAQLDAAGNACEKRVADAVKTRYPQPGSVMMMPDRERIAQQTTNQTSISGEGTFEPDASDEAMAFRYTCLYNMRTQRVDDVQMKYGPH